One segment of Leptospiraceae bacterium DNA contains the following:
- a CDS encoding LysM peptidoglycan-binding domain-containing protein: MKKWIGIIAYVAFFCTALYSVDFVEHKVVSGDTLSKIAKEYLSNPQSWRELLKYNQIDSPNKIQPGLVLKIPDYLSKKKAVSKPVAIARIGIKLGTVKFKKDADLDWSDGKKGQLLEAEQVVRTLERSTAEIEFFDDPEVTIQVRENSIMKVKMDKVKGIELSAGETLVKFLKHPKESKDVKFTLVTPTSVAGVRGTEFNVSTDPDGLDKYACSHGLIQVSAQGETVEVPAGFGTTVKKGEAPLKPFKLLEKILLKPMKVKIVDD; the protein is encoded by the coding sequence ATGAAAAAATGGATTGGAATAATTGCTTATGTAGCTTTTTTTTGTACTGCACTTTACTCGGTCGATTTCGTAGAGCATAAGGTTGTATCCGGAGATACTCTATCTAAAATCGCAAAAGAATATTTAAGTAATCCTCAAAGTTGGCGTGAACTTTTGAAATACAATCAAATAGATAGCCCTAATAAAATTCAACCTGGGTTAGTTCTAAAAATTCCAGATTATTTATCTAAAAAGAAGGCTGTTTCTAAACCAGTTGCCATTGCCAGAATTGGAATAAAATTGGGTACTGTAAAGTTTAAAAAGGACGCTGACCTTGATTGGTCAGACGGGAAAAAAGGTCAACTTTTAGAAGCGGAACAGGTAGTCCGAACATTAGAAAGATCTACGGCAGAAATAGAATTTTTTGATGATCCTGAAGTTACCATTCAAGTCCGAGAAAACAGCATTATGAAAGTAAAAATGGATAAAGTGAAAGGCATTGAACTTTCGGCTGGTGAGACATTGGTTAAATTTTTAAAGCATCCTAAGGAAAGCAAAGATGTTAAATTTACATTAGTTACTCCAACGTCAGTAGCGGGCGTAAGAGGAACTGAGTTTAACGTATCAACAGACCCAGACGGGTTGGACAAATATGCTTGCAGTCATGGTTTAATTCAGGTATCGGCACAAGGGGAAACTGTGGAAGTTCCAGCCGGATTTGGAACAACAGTCAAAAAAGGGGAAGCACCTTTAAAGCCATTTAAATTGCTCGAAAAAATTTTACTAAAACCTATGAAAGTCAAAATAGTTGATGATTAA